From a single Raphanus sativus cultivar WK10039 chromosome 3, ASM80110v3, whole genome shotgun sequence genomic region:
- the LOC108844202 gene encoding putative E3 ubiquitin-protein ligase SINAT1, producing MAPGGSTYKEALETNSKGFDYEVKMAKTEANNNKPAKATSASFGKYAIHNSNGVYELLECLVCTNLMYPPIHQCPNGHTLCSSCKQKVQNTCPTCRYELGNIRCLALEKVAESLEVSCQNLGCHDIFPYYSKLKHEQHCRFRSYNCPYAGAECSVTGDIPTLVDHLKDDHKVDMHSGCTFNHRYVKSNPQDVENATWMLTVFNCFGRQFCLHFEAFQLGTAPVYMAFLRFMGDENEAKKFSYSLEVGAHGRKLTWQGIPRSIRDGHRKVRDSQDGLIIPRNMALYFSGSDKEELKLRVTGRIWREE from the exons ATGGCTCCTGGTGGAAGTACTTACAAAGAAGCCTTGGAGACTAACTCGAAAGGCTTTGATTACGAGGTTAAGATGGCTAAAACAGAGGCTAATAACAACAAACCAGCCAAAGCAACTAGTGCCTCCTTTGGCAAATACGCAATCCACAATAGCAATGGTGTCTACGAGCTACTCGAATGTCTCGTTTGCACAAATCTAATGTATCCTCCGATTCATCAG TGTCCCAACGGCCACACGTTGTGTTCAAGCTGCAAACAAAAAGTGCAGAACACGTGCCCCACGTGCCGCTACGAGCTCGGCAACATAAGATGCCTGGCTCTCGAGAAGGTTGCCGAGTCATTAGAGGTTTCGTGCCAAAACCTAGGGTGTCACGACATTTTCCCGTACTACAGCAAGCTCAAGCACGAGCAGCACTGCAGGTTTCGATCTTACAACTGTCCTTACGCTGGCGCCGAGTGCTCGGTGACCGGAGACATTCCTACCCTCGTCGACCATCTCAAAGATGATCATAAAGTCGATATGCATAGCGGTTGCACTTTCAACCACCGTTACGTCAAGTCGAATCCTCAAGACGTTGAGAATGCCACGTGGATGCTCACG GTGTTCAACTGTTTTGGAAGACAGTTCTGTTTACACTTTGAGGCGTTTCAGCTGGGGACGGCACCGGTGTACATGGCGTTTCTAAGGTTCATGGGAGACGAGAACGAGGCTAAGAAGTTTAGTTACAGCTTGGAAGTTGGAGCTCACGGCCGTAAGCTGACGTGGCAAGGGATTCCGAGAAGCATCAGAGACGGTCACAGGAAGGTCCGTGATAGTCAGGACGGACTCATCATCCCTAGAAACATGGCTTTGTACTTTTctggcagtgacaaagaagaGCTCAAGTTGAGAGTCACTGGACGGATCTGGAGAGAGGAGTAA